The following are encoded in a window of Dryobates pubescens isolate bDryPub1 chromosome 34, bDryPub1.pri, whole genome shotgun sequence genomic DNA:
- the ADAMTS15 gene encoding A disintegrin and metalloproteinase with thrombospondin motifs 15, whose protein sequence is MLPLLPLLLLGSPGLSLPSVGPEVDTQLVTPVRLDPDINGRSYFRRGASEPPRGEQAVVFQLSAFGEDFYLHLSPDAHFIAPAFAAQHLGVAPGASRPLPNLRHCFYSGDVNADRESFAALSLCGGLRGAFGYRGAEYIISPLLGGAAGGVHRLQRRSPARPAGAGASRCAVGSGLTPGVLQALDKYRGRGGGKGGRAKRFASVPRYVETLVVADESMVKFHGDDLQHYLLTLMATAARLYKHPSIRNPIQISVVKFLLIGQDDKGPKVTGNAALTLRNFCAWQKKWNKVSDKHPEYWDTAILFTKQDLCGATTCDTLGMADVGTMCDPKRSCSVIEDDGLPSAFTTAHELGHVFNMPHDNVKACEEVFGRLKTNHMMSPTLIQIDRANPWSACSAAIITDFLDSGHGDCLLDQPAKPIPLPEDLPGTSYSLNQQCELAFGVGSKPCPYMQYCAKLWCTGKARGQIVCQTRHFPWADGTSCGEGRFCLKGACVERHNISKYRVDGGWAKWAPYGQCSRTCGGGVQLAKRECTNPVPANGGSYCEGIRVKYRSCNLEPCSAAVPGKSFREEQCEAFNGYSHSTNRLTASVSWVPKYSGVSPRDKCKLICRANGTGYFYVLAPKVVDGTPCSPDSTSVCVQGKCIKAGCDGKLGSKKKFDKCSVCGGDNKSCKKVSGLFTKPMHGYNFVVVIPAGASNIDIRQRGYKGLISDDNYLALKNGQGKYLLNGHFIVSAVERDLMVKGSVLRYSGTGTAVESLQAFKPIQEPLTLEVLSVGKMTPPRVRYSFYLPKESKEDKSSYRKEGKTPPDLNNSVLSLSNRLDGGRPSYKRPSYRWAAGGWEACSVTCGDGLQKRSVACRDSYGQPAAECDATERPADVRLCGEPCPAWEAGPWSSCSKSCGRGFKRRALKCSVPGGRLLPRESCNFRRKPQELDFCTLRPC, encoded by the exons atgctgcctctgctgccgctgctgctgttGGGCTCCCCGGGGCTGAGCCTGCCCTCGGTGGGGCCCGAGGTGGACACTCAGCTGGTCACCCCCGTCCGCCTGGACCCCGATATCAACGGCCGCTCTTACTTCAGGAGGGGGGCTTCCGAACCCCCCCGGGGAGAACAAGCGGTGGTTTTTCAGCTTTCGGCTTTCGGGGAGGATTTTTACCTCCATCTCTCCCCCGACGCCCATTTCATCGCTCCCGCCTTCGCTGCCCAGCACCTGGGGGTCGCGCCCGGTGCCTCCCGCCCCCTCCCCAACCTCCGCCACTGTTTTTACTCGGGGGATGTCAACGCTGACCGGGAATCTTTCGCCGCCCTCAGCCTTTGCGGGGGGCTCCGGGGGGCATTCGGTTACCGTGGAGCCGAATACATCATCAGCCCTTTGCTGGGGGGGGCGGCCGGGGGTGTCCATCGCCTCCAGCGCCGCAGCCCCGCTCGCCCCGCCGGGGCCGGAGCTTCCCGGTGCGCCGTGGGCTCCGGGCTCACGCCCGGGGTGCTGCAGGCGTTGGACAAGTACCGGGGAcgtggaggggggaaagggggtcgGGCCAAACGCTTTGCCTCGGTCCCTCGTTACGTGGAGACCTTGGTGGTGGCCGACGAGTCGATGGTGAAGTTCCACGGGGATGACCTCCAGCACTACCTGCTGACCCTGATGGCCACGGCCGCCCGGCTCTACAAGCATCCCAGCATCCGGAACCCCATCCAGATCTCCGtggtgaagttcctcctcatcggGCAGGACGACAAGGGGCCCAAGGTCACCGGCAACGCTGCCCTCACCCTCCGCAACTTCTGCGCCTGGCAGAAGAAGTGGAACAAGGTCAGCGACAAGCACCCGGAGTACTGGGACACTGCCATCCTCTTCACCAAGCAG GACCTGTGTGGTGCCACCACCTGTGACACGCTGGGCATGGCAGACGTGGGCACCATGTGCGACCCCAAGCGCAGCTGCTCTGTCATCGAGGACGACGGGCTGCCATCAGCTTTCACCACTGCCCACGAGCTGG GTCATGTCTTCAACATGCCCCATGACAATGTGAAGGCCTGTGAGGAGGTCTTTGGCCGGCTGAAGACCAACCACATGATGTCCCccaccctcatccagatcgaCCGTGCCAACCCCTGgtcagcctgcagtgctgccatcaTCACTGACTTCCTTGACAGCGGCCATG gagactGCTTGCTGGACCAGCCTGCCAAACCCATCCCACTGCCTGAAGACCTGCCAGGGACGAGCTACAGCCtgaaccagcagtgtgagcTGGCCTTTGGGGTGggctccaagccctgcccctACATGCAGTACTGTGCCAAGCTGTGGTGCACGGGCAAGGCCCGGGGGCAGATCGTCTGCCAGACTCGCCACTTCCCCTGGGCAGATGGCACCAGCTGTGGCGAGGGACGCTTCTGCTTGAAGGGTGCCTGTGTGGAGAGGCACAACATCAGCAAGTACAGG gTGGACGGCGGCTGGGCAAAGTGGGCACCCTATGGGCAGTGCTCGAGGACGTGTGGCGGTGGGGTGCAGCTGGCCAAGCGGGAGTGCACCAACCCAGTGCCTGCCAACGGAGGCTCCTACTGCGAGGGCATCCGCGTCAAGTACCGCTCCTGCAAcctggagccctgctctgctgcag tgccagggaagaGCTTCCGTGAGGAGCAGTGCGAGGCTTTCAATGGTTACAGCCACAGCACCAACCGCCTCACCGCCTCTGTCTCCTGGGTGCCCAAATACTCCGGCGTGTCCCCCCGGGATAAATGCAAGCTCATCTGCAGGGCTAATGGCACTGGCTACTTCTACGTGCTGGCACCCAAG GTGGTGGATGGCACCCCTTGCTCTCCAGACTCCACCTCCGTCTGCGTCCAGGGTAAATGCATCAAAGCAGGCTGTGATGGGAAGCTGGGCTCCAAGAAGAAGTTTGACAAATGCAGTGTCTGTGGAGGGGACAACAAGAGTTGCAAGAAGGTCTCAGGCTTGTTCACCAAACCCAT gCACGGCTACAACTTCGTCGTGGTCATCCCTGCCGGAGCCTCCAACATCGACATCAGGCAGCGGGGCTACAAAGGGCTGATCAGCGATGACAACTACCTGGCCCTGAAGAACGGGCAGGGCAAGTACCTGCTGAACGGCCACTTCATCGTCTCGGCCgtggagagggacctgatgGTGAAGGGCAGCGTCCTGCGCTACAGCGGCACCGGCACCGCCGTCGAGAGCCTCCAAGCCTTCAAGCCCATCCAGGAGCCCCTAACTTTGGAGGTGCTCTCCGTGGGGAAGATGACCCCTCCCCGGGTACGCTACTCCTTCTACCTCCCCAAGGAGAGCAAGGAGGACAAGTCCTCCtacagaaaggaggggaagacgCCACCCGACCTCAACAACAGcgtcctcagcctgtccaaccGCTTGGACGGGGGCAGGCCCAGCTACAAGCGGCCCTCCTACAGGTGGGCggcgggggggtgggaggcCTGCTCGGTCACCTGCGGGGACGGCCTGCAGAAGAGGTCCGTGGCTTGCCGCGACTCCTACGGGCAACCGGCCGCCGAGTGCGACGCCACCGAGCGCCCGGCGGACGTCCGGCTCTGCGGGGAGCCCTGCCCGGCCTGGGAAGCTGGACCTTGGTCTTCCTGCTCCAAGAGCTGCGGTCGGGGCTTCAAGAGAAGGGCGCTGAAGTGCTCGGTGCCCGGCGGGCGCCTGCTGCCCCGGGAGAGTTGCAATTTTCGGAGGAAGCCTCAAGAGTTGGATTTCTGCACCTTGAGGCCGTGCTGA